In the Camelus bactrianus isolate YW-2024 breed Bactrian camel chromosome 17, ASM4877302v1, whole genome shotgun sequence genome, one interval contains:
- the APPL1 gene encoding DCC-interacting protein 13-alpha isoform X1 — protein MPGIDKLPIEETLEDSPQTRSLLGVFEEDATAISNYMNQLYQAMRRIYDAQNELSAATHLTSKLLKEYEKQRFPLGGDDEVMSSTLQQFSKVIDELSSCHAVLSTQLADAMMFPITQFKERDLKEILTLKEVFQIASNDHDAAINRYSRLSKKRENDKVKYEVTEDVYTSRKKQHQTMMHYFCALNTLQYKKKIALLEPLLGYMQAQISFFKMGSENLSDQLEEFLTNIGTSVQNVRREMDNDVETMQQTIEDLEVASDPLYLPDPDPTKFPVNRNLTRKAGYLNARNKTGLVSSTWDRQFYFTQGGNLMSQARGDVAGGLAMDIDNCSVMAVDCEDRRYCFQITSFDGKKSSILQAESKKDHEEWICTINNISKQIYLSENPEEIAARVNQSALEAVTPSPSFQQRHESLRPAGPSRPPTARTSSSGSLGSESTNLAALSLDSLVAPDTPIQFDIISPVCEDQSGQAKAFGQGGRRTNPFGESEGGTKSETEDSILHQLFIVRFLGSMEVKSDDNPDVVYETMRQILAARAIHNIFRMTESHLLVTCDCLKLIDPQTQVTRLTFPLPSVVLYATHQENKRLFGFVLRTSGGRSESNLSSVCYIFESNNEGEKICDSVGLAKQIALHAELDRRASEKQKEIERVKEKQQKELSKQKQIEKDLEEQSRLIAASSRPNQASSEGQFVVLSSSQSEESDLGEEGKKRESEA, from the exons ACAAGGTCTTTACTGGGTGTATTTGAAGAAGATGCTACAGCTATTTCCAACTATATGAACCAGTTGTATCAAGCTATGCGTCGGATTTATGATGCACAG AATGAATTAAGTGCTGCAACACACCTGActtcaaaacttttaaaagaatatgaaaaacag CGCTTTCCACTGGGGGGTGATGATGAAGTTATGAGTTCTACTTTGCAGCAGTTTTCAAAAGTTATAGATGAG CTTAGCTCTTGTCATGCAGTACTTTCAACACAGCTTGCTGATGCCATGATGTTCCCCATTACCCAGTTTAAAGAAAGAGATCTGAAAG AAATACTGACATTAAAGGAAGTGTTTCAGATTGCTAGTAATG ATCATGATGCTGCGATTAACCGATATAGCAGATtatcaaaaaaaagagaaaatgacaag GTGAAGTATGAAGTAACAGAAGATGTCTACACTTCCAGAAAAAAACAACACCAGACCATGATGCACTATTTTTGTGCATTAAATACTCTTCAGTACAAAAAGAAAATAGCACTGTTAGAACCTCTACTTGGGTACATGCAAGCTCAG ATAAGTTTCTTTAAGATGGGTTCTGAAAATCTCAGTGACCAACTGGAAGAATTCTTAACTAATATTGGAACAAGTGTACAGAA TGTTCGCAGGGAAATGGACAATGATGTAGAGACCATGCAGCAGACTATAGAGGATTTGGAAGTAGCCAGTGACCCCTTGTATTTGCCTGACCCGGATCCCACAAAATTTCCTGTCAATCGTAACTTAACCCGAAAGGCTGGCTATCTTAATGCTAGGAA TAAAACAGGCTTGGTGTCATCTACCTGGGACAGACAGTTTTACTTCACGCAGGGTGGAAACCTAATGAGTCAGGCCCGAGGGGATGTAGCAGGAGGCCTGGCCATGGACATAGACAACTGTTCAGTAATGGCTGTGGACTGTGAAGACAGGAGATACTGTTTTCAGATCACTTCTTTTGATGGAAAAAA atctTCAATTTTGCAAGCAGAGAGTAAAAAGGACCATGAAGAG TGGATCTGTACAATAAATAACATAtctaaacaaatatatttaagtgAAAACCCAGag gaaattgcTGCGCGAGTAAATCAGTCAGCTTTGGAAGCTGTCACTCCTTCCCCATCTTTCCAGCAGAGGCATGAGAGCCTGCGGCCAGCAGG ACCATCTCGGCCGCCAACAGCTCGAACCAGCAGTTCAGGATCCCTAGGATCTGAGTCCACAAATTTGGCTGCCCTCTCTCTAGATTCTCTGGTTGCTCCAGACACTCCAATACAGTTTGACATCATTTCTCCCGTGTGTGAAGATCAGTCTGGCCAGGCAAAGGCCTTTggccagggaggcag gCGTACAAATCCATTTGGAGAATCTGAAGGAGGTACAAAATCTGAAACTGAAG ATTCTATTCTTCATCAGTTATTTATTGTCCGATTCCTTGGTTCTATGGAAGTGAAATCAGATGACAATCCAGATGTTGTTTATGAAACAATGCGCCAAATATTAGCTGCCCGGGCCATCCATAACATCTTTCGTATGACAGAATCACATTTATTGGTCACTTGTGATTGTTTAAA GTTAATTGATCCACAGACACAAGTTACAAGGCTCACG TTTCCCTTACCCAGTGTAGTTTTGTATGCTACACACCAGGAAAATAAGAGGCTTTTTGGATTTGTTCTTCGGACATCAGGGGGGAGAAGTGAAAGTAACCTGTCATCAGTCTGCTATATATTTGAATCAAACAATGAAGGTGAAAAG ATTTGTGATTCTGTTGGACTGGCAAAACAGATAGCTTTGCATGCGGAACTG GATCGTAGggcatcagaaaaacaaaaagaaatagagagagtaaaagagaagcaacagaaagaactcagtaaacaaaaacaaattgaaaag gaCTTAGAAGAACAAAGTCGGTTGATAGCTGCTTCCAGTAGACCAAACCAAGCCAGTAGTGAGGGGCAGTTTGTTGTCCTTAGCAGTAGCCAGTCAGAAGAGAGTGATTtgggagaagaaggaaagaagagagagtcAGAAGCATAA
- the APPL1 gene encoding DCC-interacting protein 13-alpha isoform X2, whose product MPGIDKLPIEETLEDSPQTRSLLGVFEEDATAISNYMNQLYQAMRRIYDAQNELSAATHLTSKLLKEYEKQRFPLGGDDEVMSSTLQQFSKVIDELSSCHAVLSTQLADAMMFPITQFKERDLKEILTLKEVFQIASNDHDAAINRYSRLSKKRENDKVKYEVTEDVYTSRKKQHQTMMHYFCALNTLQYKKKIALLEPLLGYMQAQISFFKMGSENLSDQLEEFLTNIGTSVQNVRREMDNDVETMQQTIEDLEVASDPLYLPDPDPTKFPVNRNLTRKAGYLNARNKTGLVSSTWDRQFYFTQGGNLMSQARGDVAGGLAMDIDNCSVMAVDCEDRRYCFQITSFDGKKSSILQAESKKDHEEWICTINNISKQIYLSENPEEIAARVNQSALEAVTPSPSFQQRHESLRPAGPSRPPTARTSSSGSLGSESTNLAALSLDSLVAPDTPIQFDIISPVCEDQSGQAKAFGQGGRRTNPFGESEGGTKSETEDSILHQLFIVRFLGSMEVKSDDNPDVVYETMRQILAARAIHNIFRMTESHLLVTCDCLKLIDPQTQVTRLTFPLPSVVLYATHQENKRLFGFVLRTSGGRSESNLSSVCYIFESNNEGEKICDSVGLAKQIALHAELDLEEQSRLIAASSRPNQASSEGQFVVLSSSQSEESDLGEEGKKRESEA is encoded by the exons ACAAGGTCTTTACTGGGTGTATTTGAAGAAGATGCTACAGCTATTTCCAACTATATGAACCAGTTGTATCAAGCTATGCGTCGGATTTATGATGCACAG AATGAATTAAGTGCTGCAACACACCTGActtcaaaacttttaaaagaatatgaaaaacag CGCTTTCCACTGGGGGGTGATGATGAAGTTATGAGTTCTACTTTGCAGCAGTTTTCAAAAGTTATAGATGAG CTTAGCTCTTGTCATGCAGTACTTTCAACACAGCTTGCTGATGCCATGATGTTCCCCATTACCCAGTTTAAAGAAAGAGATCTGAAAG AAATACTGACATTAAAGGAAGTGTTTCAGATTGCTAGTAATG ATCATGATGCTGCGATTAACCGATATAGCAGATtatcaaaaaaaagagaaaatgacaag GTGAAGTATGAAGTAACAGAAGATGTCTACACTTCCAGAAAAAAACAACACCAGACCATGATGCACTATTTTTGTGCATTAAATACTCTTCAGTACAAAAAGAAAATAGCACTGTTAGAACCTCTACTTGGGTACATGCAAGCTCAG ATAAGTTTCTTTAAGATGGGTTCTGAAAATCTCAGTGACCAACTGGAAGAATTCTTAACTAATATTGGAACAAGTGTACAGAA TGTTCGCAGGGAAATGGACAATGATGTAGAGACCATGCAGCAGACTATAGAGGATTTGGAAGTAGCCAGTGACCCCTTGTATTTGCCTGACCCGGATCCCACAAAATTTCCTGTCAATCGTAACTTAACCCGAAAGGCTGGCTATCTTAATGCTAGGAA TAAAACAGGCTTGGTGTCATCTACCTGGGACAGACAGTTTTACTTCACGCAGGGTGGAAACCTAATGAGTCAGGCCCGAGGGGATGTAGCAGGAGGCCTGGCCATGGACATAGACAACTGTTCAGTAATGGCTGTGGACTGTGAAGACAGGAGATACTGTTTTCAGATCACTTCTTTTGATGGAAAAAA atctTCAATTTTGCAAGCAGAGAGTAAAAAGGACCATGAAGAG TGGATCTGTACAATAAATAACATAtctaaacaaatatatttaagtgAAAACCCAGag gaaattgcTGCGCGAGTAAATCAGTCAGCTTTGGAAGCTGTCACTCCTTCCCCATCTTTCCAGCAGAGGCATGAGAGCCTGCGGCCAGCAGG ACCATCTCGGCCGCCAACAGCTCGAACCAGCAGTTCAGGATCCCTAGGATCTGAGTCCACAAATTTGGCTGCCCTCTCTCTAGATTCTCTGGTTGCTCCAGACACTCCAATACAGTTTGACATCATTTCTCCCGTGTGTGAAGATCAGTCTGGCCAGGCAAAGGCCTTTggccagggaggcag gCGTACAAATCCATTTGGAGAATCTGAAGGAGGTACAAAATCTGAAACTGAAG ATTCTATTCTTCATCAGTTATTTATTGTCCGATTCCTTGGTTCTATGGAAGTGAAATCAGATGACAATCCAGATGTTGTTTATGAAACAATGCGCCAAATATTAGCTGCCCGGGCCATCCATAACATCTTTCGTATGACAGAATCACATTTATTGGTCACTTGTGATTGTTTAAA GTTAATTGATCCACAGACACAAGTTACAAGGCTCACG TTTCCCTTACCCAGTGTAGTTTTGTATGCTACACACCAGGAAAATAAGAGGCTTTTTGGATTTGTTCTTCGGACATCAGGGGGGAGAAGTGAAAGTAACCTGTCATCAGTCTGCTATATATTTGAATCAAACAATGAAGGTGAAAAG ATTTGTGATTCTGTTGGACTGGCAAAACAGATAGCTTTGCATGCGGAACTG gaCTTAGAAGAACAAAGTCGGTTGATAGCTGCTTCCAGTAGACCAAACCAAGCCAGTAGTGAGGGGCAGTTTGTTGTCCTTAGCAGTAGCCAGTCAGAAGAGAGTGATTtgggagaagaaggaaagaagagagagtcAGAAGCATAA
- the ASB14 gene encoding ankyrin repeat and SOCS box protein 14 isoform X2, producing the protein MVTTGSISPLSSGSLEADSPKCRALWGPQLIVKSLMWPFLGETTSAQLSKSSWAPRWTELFSCKEDALSRLTKYRSAFDEADEIGWLPLHKAAVQLNKNILEITLNASKPSVWEQTTHNGETPLFLAVSKCLLENVAFLLLNGCSPNVKNFEGNSPLLTAVLHDSYNTAALLISHGADVNLRCANERTALHEAAKLGRRDIVQLLLASGAHPDPRSSYGFTPLALAAQSGHTEIMELLLKKGANALGQASDSSSILLEAASGGNPDSVTLLLEYGADANIPKNSGHLPIHVAADRGHLLALKILVPVTDFAAIKRSGISPVHCAAAGAHPKCLELLIQAGFDVNFMLDQRIRKHYDDHRKSALYFAVSNGDISSVKLLLSAGALPNQDPVNCLQIALRMGNYELISLLLRHGANVNYFCRVNPLHFPSALQYTLKDEVMLRMLLNYGYDTERCFDCSHGDKAHPLRTFEGWTSTVIKDTMFCEVITLSWLQHLSGKVVRVMLDYVDQVRICSKLKAVLQKQGLWSEIHFILTNPRSLKHLCRLKIRKCMGRLHLRCPVFMSFLPLPNRLKAYVLYKEYDLYEQGIFTEPRNQTIQDEKVTTLFRPSVHA; encoded by the exons ATGGTGACAACTGGCAGCATTTCCCCTTTAAGTTCAGGAAGCCTAGAAGCAGACTCTCCCAAATGCAGAGCACTGTGGGGTCCACAGCTGATTGTCAAGAGTCTGATGTGGCCTTTCCTGGGAGAAACTACTTCAGCACAACTTAGCAAAAGCTCCTGGGCTCCTCGGTGGACAGAGCTGTTTTCCT GTAAGGAAGATGCACTGTCACGCTTGACCAAGTACCGTTCTGCTTTTGATGAAGCAGACGAGATAGGCTGGCTTCCCCTGCATAAGGCTGCAGTGCAATTAAATAAGAACATTTTGGAAATAACCCTGAATG CTTCAAAACCCAGTGTGTGGGAGCAAACCACCCACAATGGTGAAACACCACTTTTTTTGGCTGTCAGCAAATGCCTCTTAGAAAATGTCGCTTTTCTTCTTCTCAATGGTTGCAGTCCAAATGTCAAGAATTTCGAAGGCAATTCTCCTCTTCTCACAG CCGTTCTACATGACTCCTACAACACGGCCGCCTTGCTGATCAGCCATGGAGCAGACGTCAATCTGCGGTGTGCCAACGAGAGGACGGCCCTCCATGAAGCAGCCAAACTGGGCAGACGGGACATAGTGCAGCTACTGCTGGCTTCTGGGGCACACCCTGACCCACGGAGCTCCTACGGATTCACTCCTCTTGCTCTTGCTGCCCAAAGCGGACACACTGAAATCATGGAACTATTACTGAAGAAAG GAGCTAATGCTCTTGGTCAGGCCTCTGATTCTTCTTCCATCTTACTTGAAGCTGCTAGTGGAGGAAATCCAGACTCTGTGACTCTCTTGCTAGAGTATGGAGCTGATGCCAACATCCCTAAGAATTCAGGCCACCTGCCCATTCACGTGGCAGCTGACAGAGGCCACTTACT AGCCCTAAAGATTTTGGTTCCAGTTACGGATTTTGCTGCCATTAAGCGGAGTGGCATCAGTCCAGTTCACTGTGCAGCAGCAGGAGCACACCCCAAATGCCTGGAACTCCTCATCCAGGCTGGGTTTGATGTAAATTTCATGCTAGATCAGAGAATTCGCAAACACTATGATGACCACAGGAAGTCAGCTTTGTATTTTGCTGTATCAAATGGTGACATCTCTTCAGTTAAGCTGCTTCTGAGTGCCGGAGCTCTGCCTAATCAAGACCCCGTTAACTGCCTCCAGATAGCCCTAAGGATGGGCAACTATGAGTTGATAAGTCTGCTGCTACGTCACGGGGCCAACGTCAATTATTTCTGCAGAGTCAACCCCTTACATTTCCCATCAGCACTGCAATACACACTGAAAGATGAAGTCATGCTCAGGATGCTGTTGAATTATGGGTATGACACAGAGCGATGCTTTGATTGTTCTCATGGAGACAAAGCTCATCCTTTACGTACTTTTGAAGGCTGGACATCTACAGTTATCAAAGATACTATG TTCTGTGAAGTAATAACTCTGTCGTGGCTGCAGCATCTCTCTGGAAAGGTTGTTCGAGTGATGCTTGATTACGTTGATCAAGTTCGGATCTGTTCAAAGTTGAAAGCTGTGCTCCAAAAACAGGGACTCTGGTCAGAAATCCATTTTATCTTGA caaaCCCTCGATCCCTGAAACATCTGTGCCGCCTAAAGATCCGGAAGTGCATGGGACGTTTACACTTGCGCTGCCCTGTCTTCATGTCATTTCTTCCACTGCCCAATCGTCTGAAAGCATATGTCCTTTACAAAGAATATGATCTTTATGAACAAGGAATTTTCACGGAACCTCGTAATCAAACTATTCAGGATGAAAAG gTTACCACCCTTTTCAGACCCTCAGTTCATGCCTGA
- the ASB14 gene encoding ankyrin repeat and SOCS box protein 14 isoform X1, whose product MDNYTSDEDVDNDFDTQLIIQQSLQDIHKPGTIQQAPDDESFLSTDYKKIVEIIETGKEDALSRLTKYRSAFDEADEIGWLPLHKAAVQLNKNILEITLNASKPSVWEQTTHNGETPLFLAVSKCLLENVAFLLLNGCSPNVKNFEGNSPLLTAVLHDSYNTAALLISHGADVNLRCANERTALHEAAKLGRRDIVQLLLASGAHPDPRSSYGFTPLALAAQSGHTEIMELLLKKGANALGQASDSSSILLEAASGGNPDSVTLLLEYGADANIPKNSGHLPIHVAADRGHLLALKILVPVTDFAAIKRSGISPVHCAAAGAHPKCLELLIQAGFDVNFMLDQRIRKHYDDHRKSALYFAVSNGDISSVKLLLSAGALPNQDPVNCLQIALRMGNYELISLLLRHGANVNYFCRVNPLHFPSALQYTLKDEVMLRMLLNYGYDTERCFDCSHGDKAHPLRTFEGWTSTVIKDTMFCEVITLSWLQHLSGKVVRVMLDYVDQVRICSKLKAVLQKQGLWSEIHFILTNPRSLKHLCRLKIRKCMGRLHLRCPVFMSFLPLPNRLKAYVLYKEYDLYEQGIFTEPRNQTIQDEKIYYEAGVSGNSSNRSNSRIHLAFWSLSPPVITSKYKHETRNQPERETRKPTTTETKQHAT is encoded by the exons ATGGATAATTACACCAGTGATGAAGATGTAGACAATGACTTTGACACCCAGCTCATCATTCAACAGAGTTTACAGGATATTCACAAGCCAGGAACTATACAGCAGGCACCTGATGATGAGAG CTTTTTGAGCACTGACTATAAGAAGATAGTTGAAATAATAGAGAC AGGTAAGGAAGATGCACTGTCACGCTTGACCAAGTACCGTTCTGCTTTTGATGAAGCAGACGAGATAGGCTGGCTTCCCCTGCATAAGGCTGCAGTGCAATTAAATAAGAACATTTTGGAAATAACCCTGAATG CTTCAAAACCCAGTGTGTGGGAGCAAACCACCCACAATGGTGAAACACCACTTTTTTTGGCTGTCAGCAAATGCCTCTTAGAAAATGTCGCTTTTCTTCTTCTCAATGGTTGCAGTCCAAATGTCAAGAATTTCGAAGGCAATTCTCCTCTTCTCACAG CCGTTCTACATGACTCCTACAACACGGCCGCCTTGCTGATCAGCCATGGAGCAGACGTCAATCTGCGGTGTGCCAACGAGAGGACGGCCCTCCATGAAGCAGCCAAACTGGGCAGACGGGACATAGTGCAGCTACTGCTGGCTTCTGGGGCACACCCTGACCCACGGAGCTCCTACGGATTCACTCCTCTTGCTCTTGCTGCCCAAAGCGGACACACTGAAATCATGGAACTATTACTGAAGAAAG GAGCTAATGCTCTTGGTCAGGCCTCTGATTCTTCTTCCATCTTACTTGAAGCTGCTAGTGGAGGAAATCCAGACTCTGTGACTCTCTTGCTAGAGTATGGAGCTGATGCCAACATCCCTAAGAATTCAGGCCACCTGCCCATTCACGTGGCAGCTGACAGAGGCCACTTACT AGCCCTAAAGATTTTGGTTCCAGTTACGGATTTTGCTGCCATTAAGCGGAGTGGCATCAGTCCAGTTCACTGTGCAGCAGCAGGAGCACACCCCAAATGCCTGGAACTCCTCATCCAGGCTGGGTTTGATGTAAATTTCATGCTAGATCAGAGAATTCGCAAACACTATGATGACCACAGGAAGTCAGCTTTGTATTTTGCTGTATCAAATGGTGACATCTCTTCAGTTAAGCTGCTTCTGAGTGCCGGAGCTCTGCCTAATCAAGACCCCGTTAACTGCCTCCAGATAGCCCTAAGGATGGGCAACTATGAGTTGATAAGTCTGCTGCTACGTCACGGGGCCAACGTCAATTATTTCTGCAGAGTCAACCCCTTACATTTCCCATCAGCACTGCAATACACACTGAAAGATGAAGTCATGCTCAGGATGCTGTTGAATTATGGGTATGACACAGAGCGATGCTTTGATTGTTCTCATGGAGACAAAGCTCATCCTTTACGTACTTTTGAAGGCTGGACATCTACAGTTATCAAAGATACTATG TTCTGTGAAGTAATAACTCTGTCGTGGCTGCAGCATCTCTCTGGAAAGGTTGTTCGAGTGATGCTTGATTACGTTGATCAAGTTCGGATCTGTTCAAAGTTGAAAGCTGTGCTCCAAAAACAGGGACTCTGGTCAGAAATCCATTTTATCTTGA caaaCCCTCGATCCCTGAAACATCTGTGCCGCCTAAAGATCCGGAAGTGCATGGGACGTTTACACTTGCGCTGCCCTGTCTTCATGTCATTTCTTCCACTGCCCAATCGTCTGAAAGCATATGTCCTTTACAAAGAATATGATCTTTATGAACAAGGAATTTTCACGGAACCTCGTAATCAAACTATTCAGGATGAAAAG ATCTATTATGAAGCAGGAGTGAGTGGAAACTCCAGCAACAGGAGTAACTCCAGAATTCATTTAGCTTTCTGGTCCCTGTCCCCACCTGTGATTACTTCTAAATACAAG catgaaactagaaatcaaccagagagagaaacaagaaaaccaaCAACTacagagactaaacaacatgctacttaa